The nucleotide sequence GCGCGGGAAGCGCGCGGACTGAAGTAAGTCGCTCAGGCGACCGCGGCTTCGCTCGCCAGGGTGAAGCCTTCGTCCAGCCAGCCGGTGATCCCACCGATCATTTCCTTCACCGGGCGGCCCAGCTGCGCCAGCTTCACGGCCGCCTTGTTCGCGCCGTTGCAGTGCGGGCCGGCGCAATACACCACAAACAGTGTATCCGCCGGATAGTCGCCCAGACGCTGCGCGGCGATCGTGCGGGTCGGCATGTTGATCGCGCCCGGCACATGGCTGGCGGCGAACATGGCCGGCGTGCGCACGTCGAGCAGCACGAAATCGGGCTGCTCGTGCGTCAGGGCGTAATGCACGTCGGCGCAGTCGGTCTCAAACGTCAGGCGCTGCTGAAAGTGCGCCAGCGCCTGGGCGCTGTCGGCGGCCGGGATGTAACGAACGACACTGCTCATGGTGGCGGACTCCTTCGGAAAGTGCGCCCAGTGTGGGGACTGGCGAAGCCGCCCGACATTGGCAAAAATGGCCATCACCATGAAAAAACCGCCAAAGCGTTCCCGCAGCCGGCCAGGGCCCGCCAATCGACGTGTTGTCGCGCTGGCGTACGACGGCCTGTGCACGTTCGAATACGGCGTGGCCGTGGAGATGTTCGGGCTACCGCGGCCGGAACTGGACGGCTGGTACGACTTCGCCACCTGCGCCGTCGAACGCGGCCCGCTTCGGGCGGCCGGCGGCCTTACGGTCAGCGCGCAGGGCGGTCTCGCGCTCCTCAAAGATGCCGGCACCATCATCGTGCCGGGCTGGCGTGGCGTGGATGCTGCGCCACCGCCCGCACTGCTCGCCCGCCTGCGTGACGCGCATGAGCGCGGCGCGCGGTTACTGTCGTTCTGCTCGGGCGTGTTCGTGCTGGCGGCCGCGGGTTTGCTCGACGGCCGCCGGGCCACCACGCACTGGCGCTATGCCGATGCCCTGGCGCAGCGCTATCCCCGCGTCACGGTCGAACCGGACGTGCTGTACGTGGACGAAGGTTCGGTCCTGACCTCGGCCGGTACGGCGGCCGCCATCGATCTCTCGCTGCACCTGATACGGCGTGACTGGGGTCCCCTGATCGCCAATCGCGTTGCGCGTCGCGCCGTGGTGCCGACCCACCGCGACGGCGGTCAGGCGCAGTTCGTGCCGTCTCCGCTGCCGGAGCAGGGCGCTGCCATGGGCCCGGTACTGGACTGGATGCGCCGCCGCCTGGGCGATGGCCTGACGATCCCGGCGCTGGCTGAGCGTGCGCGCATGAGCGAACGCACATTCCTCCGCCGCTTCGAGGAGGCCACCGGCTTGTCGCCCAAGCAATGGCTGACGCAGGAGCGCCTCGCCCGCGCCCGGGAGCTGCTGGAGGCCAGCGATCTGGCGGTGGAGCAGATCGCCGACGCCTGTGGCTTCGGCACAGCCGATACACTACGCCACCATTTCCGCCGCACGCTGCAGATCAGTCCTGCACGCTATCGCGAACGCTTCGCCTGCTGATTCCCCCAACCATGACCTTCGTCTTTCTGAGCGTGCTGTGCAGTGTCCTGGTGTCCGTGCTGCTGAAGCTGGCGCGCCGCTTCGGTGTCGATATCGGCCAGGCCGTCTCGTGGAACTACGTGGCCACCAGCGTGCTGACGGCGCTGATCTTCAAGCCGGACATGGCTGTGCTGCAGGGACCTGGCGTGCCCTGGATCGCGCTCGTGGGCCTGGGCCTGCTGCTGCCGAGCATTTTCATTGCGCTGGGCGCATCCGTGCGCCATGCGGGCATCGTGCGCAGCGACGCGGCGCAGCGTTTGTCCCTGCTGATCTCGCTGCTGGCGGCGTTCCTGTTGTTTGGCGAGCAGCCCGGTGCCCTGAAGGGCGCGGGCATCGCCGTGGGCCTGATGGCCTTGCTGTGCATGGTGTGGAAACCGTCGGGCGCACCCGGCGACCGCGACGCCGGCGCGTGGGCATGGCCGCTGGCCGTGTTCGTCGGCTTTGGCCTGATCGACATCCTGTTCAAGCAAGTCGCACTCGGGGGCGTGCCGTTTGCCGCAACCTTGCAGGGAAGTTTCGCGCTGGCGTGGGTCGTGGCGACCGCCCTGGCCGTTGCCCGCGCCTTGCGCCGGCAGACGCGCCTGAGCCTGCGCGACGCAGGGGCCGGCCTGCTGCTGGGGCTGATCAACTTCGGCAACATCGTCTTCTACGTGAAAGGGCACCAGGCGCTCCCGCAGCAGCCTGCGCTTGTATTCGCCGGCATGAACCTGGGCGTCGTGGCACTGGGTGCGCTGGTGGGCGTCGTGGCTTTTCGCGAGCGCCTGACGCGCGTGAATACGCTGGGCCTGCTGCTTGCCCTGGTCGCCATCGCCCTGATCGCCCGCGCTTCCTGGCAGTAACTGCGCCGATTCACCGCCGGGATTGCTATGCTCCCGCCGTCCCCGCCTTACGAGATGTTCCCATGCGCGAGCTCATCGACCGCTACATCGACGCCTACAACCGCATGGACGTCACGGCCATGCTGGCCACGATGCATCGCGAAGTGATCTTCGAGAACTACACCTCGGGCGTGCTGAGCGTGCGCACGTTGGGCATGCCGGAGCTGGAGCATCTGGCGCGCAGCTCGCTGCATTTGTTCAGCGCGCGTCGCCAGATCATTACGTCATTCCGCCAGGATGGCGACGCGGCGACGGCGGACATCCTGTTCGACGGCACGTTCGGCATCGATCTCCCGAACGGCGTGCGGGCAGGGCAGCAGATTTCGCTGACCGGGCGCAGCGAGTTCCGCGTGCGGGACGGGTTGCTGATCTATATCGGTGATTTCAGCGGTTGATGGAAAGCGCGCCCACCATGGTCGTCATTCGGCGAAAGCCGGAATCCAGTGGCGACCACGTCCAGCGCTCCACACAACACCCGCACGACCCACTCGCGACAACCGATGACTGTCGCGAGTGGATTCCGGCTTTCGCCGGAATGACGGCAGAGAAACGTTGAGGCTTACCCCTTCGCCTCCCACTCTTCGTCCGCCGCCACACCACGCCGCAACACCCCCGCTTCCACCTCGCCTGCTGCGCCGAATCCGCCTCGACCAACCCTGCGCCTTGTTCCCCACCAGCGCCGCCATATCGACCTGCCGAACGGGGTGAGGGCGGGTCAGCAGATTTCGCTGACGGGGCGGTGTGAGTTCCGGGTGCGGGATGGGTTGCTGATTTACATGGGTGATTTCAGCGGTTGATGACGCCTGATCACCCTTCAATGGCCGTCATTCCGGCTTTCGCCGGAAAGACGGCACAAGGGAAGGTTGTCTAAGGCTTAGCCTTCCGCTTCCCGCACTTCTTCCCCAACCACTCCACGCCGCAACAACCCCAGCTTCCACCGCGCCTGCTGCGCCGAATCCCCCTCCACCAACCACTGCGCTTTGTTCCCCACCAGCGCCGCCACGGCGACGCCGTCCTCGAACAACACGCGCGTCCCGATCAGCGCCGGCAGTCGATTGCCGCTCAGCACGGTACCCACCAGATTCAGCGGATCGCAGCCGCTGATGCACACGAGGTGGCCGTCCTCCGGCATCTCGCGCATCTGTTTGAGCTTGGCTACGGCTTCCGGCAGCGCAAACTGTTCGCCAACCAGGCCTTCGATGAACCGGCCGCCGCGAATTTCACCGCGTGCCTCCAGCCGGTGATACACGCGCAGCAATTCGCGCCACGTCGGCATCCACGATGCCTCGCGCTCAAGCAGCTTCCAGAACACCACGCCATAACGCCGCAACAAGACCCGCGCCACGTGCTCGACGTATTCACCACGTGCTTCACTCTCCACGCGTGGCGGCCGCACCAGCGACCAGCGACCGGCGTCTTCGATGCCGCTCAGCATGTGCCGGCGAACGCGGCGATGTCGATGCTGGTCACGTTTGGCGGCGGGAAGGAGCAGGGCACGCAGGCCCGCGAAGCTGTCGGCCGTCACGCGACCGGCGGCCACGAGTTCGCCCAGGGCATCCTCCAGCTCGGTGCGAAGCAGTCGCGCACTGTCGACGAGTTCGTCGAAGAACAAGGCGCCGTGTTCCTTGAGCGTGTCGGCGACCGCCTGAGCACGCGAAGGCAGTTCGACCTCGCCGTTGGCTGCTTCGGCGGCAAGGCTTGACCAGATGCCCGATTCCTTGCGTGGCAACAGCACGATGGGCGTGGCTCGCACGGGGCCCGAGCCGCCGCCGCCGCAGCGAAGCCGGGCCCAGCCGATGCGGCCGGCGCGGCACAGATCGTCGAGCCAGTGGATGGCGTAGTCATCGATGCGCGAAGGCAGAATCTCACTTTCCCACGCGCCCGCCGCCGCCTCGAACCCTTCCATATGTGCAAGCACGGCCAATAGCGCATCAGGACCGCTCAGCCGCTGGCCCTGCCCGACATGCTGCCACGCAAACTGGAAGCGCATGAAGTCGCGTCGACTGACCGGCTCGATTTCGCGACGCAGTCGTCCGAGGGTGTAGCGATGGATGCGCGCGAGCAGATGGCGTTCGCACCATTCGAGAGTCTCAGTGCCGGGCGTGAAGTAGCCCTGCATGACGTAGCCTTCGGATTGCAGACGCAGCAGGGCGGCATGGACATCGCTGGCATCGGCTGCCAGGGCCGCAGCCAGCGTCGCTTCCGACATCGGGCCCAGGCCGACCATGCGGCTGCGCAAGGTTTCGAGCAGCGCATCCTCACGTGTCCACGCGACTTTCGTGAACTCGGCCGGTGCCTCGATGGCCGGTTGCATGGGCGCCCCGGGGTGCATGGCCTGAAGGACAGGCAGGCGCTCCGCTGCGACCCAGATGCCGTGTTGTCCACGCGGTGCCAGCCTTGTCGCGCGATGATCACGTGACAGCGAGGCTAGCCAGTCCTCCCACGAAGGATGCGCTGCCGCTTCGTCATCGGTGACTGCGCCCAGCACCATCAGCGCTTCATGCATTTCGTCGGCGTTGCGCACCTGCGGCCAGGCTTCGGCACGCACCGCCTCGATCGCCGAAAGATCCAGCTGCGCGTAGTCACCTGATTGCATGGGCTCGCCAGCGCGACGCGTGGACACGGCCTGCGTGCGGCGTTCCTCCAAGGGAGCGTCGTCGAGATACGCGTAAGGCGCCGCGGTGAGCACCTCGCTGGCCAGCGGGCTAGGCGCCGTGAGGTCGCGCGCCACGACGCGGATATCACCACGCTCGAGGCCGCGCAGGACGTCGAGCAGGCCATCCACGTCCATCGCTTCACGCAGGCAGTCGTACAGCGTCTGATTCACCAGCGGGTGATCGGGAATCTGGCGCTCGCCCTGAATGTTCTCCAGGCAGGCGACCTGATCGGGAAAGACTGTCGCCAGCAAATCCTCACTCTTCATGCGCTGCAACTGCGGCGGCACTTTCTTGCCACCCTGGAATCGCGGCAGCGCCAGCGACGTCGTCGCGTTCCAGCGCCAGCGCGCGGGGAACAGTGGTGCATCGAGCAAGGCCTGGACAAGTACATGCTCGGCGGTATTGGAATGCAGATAGCGCGCGACTTCTTCCAGCGGAAAACTATGGCTGGTCGACAGCGACAGCACGATGGCGTCCTCGGTCGCCGCCGCCTGCAACTCGAAGTTGAACTGGCGACAGAAGCGCTTGCGCAAGGCCAAACCCCAGGCACGATTGACGCGGCTGCCCCAGGGCGTGTGGATGACCAGCTGCGTGCCACCGGACTCGTCGAAAAAGCGTTCGAACACGAGGGTGTGTTGCGTGGGGAGCACGCCAAGCGCGGCGCGCGCAGCCGCCATGTAGTCAGTCAACTGCTGTGCGGCCGCTTCGTTCAAGCCCAGCTCCGCGATCAGCCACTGGCGCAGCGCATCGACACCACCGGCGTCGAGATGCACTTCGGCCTCCTCGCGCAATCGGGACACGGCAAACGACAGCTCGTCACTGCGTCCGGGCGCTTCACCCAACCAGAACGGAATGCTCGGCGGCACGCCATGTGCGTCTTCCACGCGCAGTCGATCGCGTTCGACACGCAGGATGCGGTAACTGGTGTTGCCCAGCTGGAAGATATCGCCCGCTAG is from Dyella terrae and encodes:
- a CDS encoding nuclear transport factor 2 family protein, giving the protein MRELIDRYIDAYNRMDVTAMLATMHREVIFENYTSGVLSVRTLGMPELEHLARSSLHLFSARRQIITSFRQDGDAATADILFDGTFGIDLPNGVRAGQQISLTGRSEFRVRDGLLIYIGDFSG
- the ftrA gene encoding transcriptional regulator FtrA — protein: MKKPPKRSRSRPGPANRRVVALAYDGLCTFEYGVAVEMFGLPRPELDGWYDFATCAVERGPLRAAGGLTVSAQGGLALLKDAGTIIVPGWRGVDAAPPPALLARLRDAHERGARLLSFCSGVFVLAAAGLLDGRRATTHWRYADALAQRYPRVTVEPDVLYVDEGSVLTSAGTAAAIDLSLHLIRRDWGPLIANRVARRAVVPTHRDGGQAQFVPSPLPEQGAAMGPVLDWMRRRLGDGLTIPALAERARMSERTFLRRFEEATGLSPKQWLTQERLARARELLEASDLAVEQIADACGFGTADTLRHHFRRTLQISPARYRERFAC
- a CDS encoding rhodanese-like domain-containing protein, which encodes MSSVVRYIPAADSAQALAHFQQRLTFETDCADVHYALTHEQPDFVLLDVRTPAMFAASHVPGAINMPTRTIAAQRLGDYPADTLFVVYCAGPHCNGANKAAVKLAQLGRPVKEMIGGITGWLDEGFTLASEAAVA
- a CDS encoding DEAD/DEAH box helicase, with product MSLLEFHPAVRQWFERRFPSPTAAQIAAWPSIRSGKPTLVAAPTGSGKTLTAFLAAIDGLVREGVAQGGVLPDSTAVIYVSPLKALSNDIHVNLEEPLEGIRAELEALGLPDVAIRTAVRTGDTPQAERNLMRKHPPHILVTTPESLYILLGSDSGRAMLGSARTVIVDEIHAMAASKRGSHLALSLARLDALCQRRLLRIGLSATQKPIEEVARFLVGTDVPGDACNIIDIGHTRKRDLGIVVPPVPLEAVMSNDAWELVYNQLAALSQTHRTTLVFVNTRRMAERVARHLSERMGKDVVAAHHGSLARDQRLDAEQRLKRGELKVLVATASLELGIDIGDVDLVCQLESPRSIAAFLQRAGRSGHAVNGTPKARLFPTSRDDLLECTALLDSVRRGELDALEVPPKPLDVLAQQIVAEVACQEWSEDALFDLARQAWPYRDLSRDEFSAIVRMLAEGFTTRRGARAAYIHRDAVHGQLRARRGARLTAVTSGGAIPDTADYLVVLEPQATVIGTVHEDFAVESLAGDIFQLGNTSYRILRVERDRLRVEDAHGVPPSIPFWLGEAPGRSDELSFAVSRLREEAEVHLDAGGVDALRQWLIAELGLNEAAAQQLTDYMAAARAALGVLPTQHTLVFERFFDESGGTQLVIHTPWGSRVNRAWGLALRKRFCRQFNFELQAAATEDAIVLSLSTSHSFPLEEVARYLHSNTAEHVLVQALLDAPLFPARWRWNATTSLALPRFQGGKKVPPQLQRMKSEDLLATVFPDQVACLENIQGERQIPDHPLVNQTLYDCLREAMDVDGLLDVLRGLERGDIRVVARDLTAPSPLASEVLTAAPYAYLDDAPLEERRTQAVSTRRAGEPMQSGDYAQLDLSAIEAVRAEAWPQVRNADEMHEALMVLGAVTDDEAAAHPSWEDWLASLSRDHRATRLAPRGQHGIWVAAERLPVLQAMHPGAPMQPAIEAPAEFTKVAWTREDALLETLRSRMVGLGPMSEATLAAALAADASDVHAALLRLQSEGYVMQGYFTPGTETLEWCERHLLARIHRYTLGRLRREIEPVSRRDFMRFQFAWQHVGQGQRLSGPDALLAVLAHMEGFEAAAGAWESEILPSRIDDYAIHWLDDLCRAGRIGWARLRCGGGGSGPVRATPIVLLPRKESGIWSSLAAEAANGEVELPSRAQAVADTLKEHGALFFDELVDSARLLRTELEDALGELVAAGRVTADSFAGLRALLLPAAKRDQHRHRRVRRHMLSGIEDAGRWSLVRPPRVESEARGEYVEHVARVLLRRYGVVFWKLLEREASWMPTWRELLRVYHRLEARGEIRGGRFIEGLVGEQFALPEAVAKLKQMREMPEDGHLVCISGCDPLNLVGTVLSGNRLPALIGTRVLFEDGVAVAALVGNKAQWLVEGDSAQQARWKLGLLRRGVVGEEVREAEG
- a CDS encoding EamA/RhaT family transporter, coding for MTFVFLSVLCSVLVSVLLKLARRFGVDIGQAVSWNYVATSVLTALIFKPDMAVLQGPGVPWIALVGLGLLLPSIFIALGASVRHAGIVRSDAAQRLSLLISLLAAFLLFGEQPGALKGAGIAVGLMALLCMVWKPSGAPGDRDAGAWAWPLAVFVGFGLIDILFKQVALGGVPFAATLQGSFALAWVVATALAVARALRRQTRLSLRDAGAGLLLGLINFGNIVFYVKGHQALPQQPALVFAGMNLGVVALGALVGVVAFRERLTRVNTLGLLLALVAIALIARASWQ